One window from the genome of Luteithermobacter gelatinilyticus encodes:
- a CDS encoding methyl-accepting chemotaxis protein, giving the protein MFSVVGILVLSVVTFSTLSALNAANEKAEAERIVTVNETSDYLLKGEHYFSTERGVMNTALGNASAGTSDKWDIIQKSRKDAETAYKKALVSVKNGYDFAGKQDLIAEVEKAYKKYLEARAGADQAFRLSAENRERRVARNFSRAATGLIESMSRLRLAQELEAGISSAKIMMYQQLKHALSVMSEYADQEWAVIGSEIAQGEPLSELRMQILSGYSGQIESNWRLVQEYIGKSFMDPRLKELGTKVGKEFFQDYQAIRESVYAASQAEEPYPVSTDEWIEAATSATKTILDLSQAAGEITKGYAEEISAEATSSMVVALLVLLATFIVAAMAVWLVVYRVVRPLNRLGKVMSVIAEGDLEAEVPDVNRGDEIGIMARALQVFKDAAIEKIHNDEAQRLKEEELRRQKEAEEEARRKAEEEARLREEERDRQAREERRKEMLALAEEFEASVMEIVNGLSTASGEMEVAAQSMSAVAEETTRQSQAVTSASEQASANIQMVASAAEQLSKSVKEISGQVAQSSSYSRNAVNETERATEEIRGLVSAAQKIGDVINLINDIANQTNLLALNATIEAARAGEAGKGFAVVASEVKNLASQTATATEEITSQVSGMQAATEKAVSAIAGIENVIKQIDETSVTIASAVEEQDASTHEIARNVSEVSAGTQEVTSNIHVVNEGAKSTGEAANAVLASAQRLSSQSSELRQQLERFLSQIRAA; this is encoded by the coding sequence TTGTTTAGTGTTGTCGGGATACTGGTTTTATCCGTTGTAACCTTCAGCACCCTTTCGGCATTGAATGCCGCCAATGAGAAAGCTGAAGCAGAGAGAATCGTGACCGTCAATGAAACGTCCGATTATCTGCTGAAAGGCGAACACTATTTTTCCACAGAGCGCGGGGTGATGAACACGGCCCTGGGAAACGCGAGTGCAGGAACTTCGGATAAATGGGACATTATTCAAAAATCCCGCAAGGATGCCGAAACAGCTTATAAAAAAGCCTTGGTTTCAGTGAAAAACGGCTATGATTTTGCCGGAAAGCAGGATCTGATTGCTGAGGTGGAGAAGGCCTATAAAAAATATCTTGAGGCGCGCGCCGGTGCGGATCAGGCATTCCGTCTTTCTGCGGAAAACCGGGAAAGACGTGTGGCCCGGAATTTCAGCCGGGCGGCGACCGGCCTGATCGAATCCATGAGCCGGCTTCGGCTGGCCCAGGAACTTGAAGCCGGTATTTCCAGCGCCAAGATCATGATGTATCAGCAGCTCAAACATGCGCTGTCTGTGATGAGTGAATATGCGGATCAGGAATGGGCCGTAATCGGTTCCGAGATCGCCCAGGGAGAACCGCTGTCTGAACTGCGTATGCAAATCCTTTCCGGTTATAGTGGCCAGATCGAATCCAACTGGCGGCTGGTTCAGGAATATATCGGCAAGAGTTTTATGGATCCGCGTCTGAAGGAACTGGGTACCAAGGTCGGCAAAGAGTTTTTCCAGGATTATCAAGCCATTCGGGAAAGCGTTTATGCGGCCTCTCAGGCAGAGGAGCCTTATCCGGTCTCCACGGATGAATGGATAGAGGCGGCAACCTCTGCCACCAAAACCATTCTGGATCTGAGCCAGGCGGCCGGCGAGATCACCAAAGGGTATGCTGAGGAGATCTCGGCCGAGGCGACGAGCAGCATGGTGGTTGCTCTGCTGGTGCTTCTGGCGACATTTATTGTCGCGGCAATGGCTGTCTGGCTGGTGGTCTACCGGGTGGTCCGGCCCCTCAACAGGCTGGGCAAAGTCATGTCGGTCATTGCCGAAGGGGATCTTGAAGCCGAGGTTCCCGATGTAAACCGGGGCGATGAAATCGGAATCATGGCCCGGGCATTGCAGGTCTTTAAGGATGCGGCCATTGAAAAAATCCATAATGATGAAGCCCAGCGTCTGAAAGAAGAAGAACTGCGCCGGCAAAAGGAAGCCGAAGAAGAAGCCCGCCGCAAGGCTGAGGAAGAGGCCCGTCTGCGGGAAGAAGAACGGGATCGTCAGGCCCGTGAAGAGCGGCGCAAGGAAATGCTGGCCCTGGCCGAGGAGTTTGAAGCGTCTGTGATGGAAATTGTCAACGGGCTGTCTACGGCATCCGGCGAAATGGAGGTGGCGGCGCAGAGCATGTCTGCGGTAGCTGAGGAAACCACGCGCCAGTCCCAGGCGGTGACCTCTGCGTCCGAACAGGCCAGCGCCAACATCCAGATGGTGGCCAGCGCCGCAGAACAGCTTTCCAAGTCCGTGAAAGAGATCAGCGGACAGGTTGCTCAGTCCAGCAGTTATTCCCGTAATGCGGTGAATGAAACCGAACGGGCGACTGAGGAAATCCGGGGTCTTGTCTCCGCAGCCCAGAAAATCGGGGATGTTATCAATCTGATTAACGACATTGCCAATCAGACCAACCTGCTGGCGTTGAATGCGACGATCGAGGCAGCCCGTGCCGGTGAGGCCGGCAAAGGCTTTGCTGTTGTGGCCTCCGAGGTGAAAAACCTTGCCAGCCAGACGGCAACGGCCACGGAAGAGATTACCAGCCAGGTCAGCGGTATGCAGGCGGCGACTGAAAAAGCCGTATCCGCCATTGCCGGCATTGAAAATGTGATCAAGCAGATTGACGAAACCTCTGTCACCATTGCGTCGGCGGTGGAAGAACAGGATGCGTCAACCCATGAAATTGCCCGCAATGTGTCAGAAGTGTCCGCCGGCACGCAGGAAGTGACCAGTAACATTCACGTGGTGAATGAAGGGGCGAAAAGCACGGGCGAGGCAGCTAATGCGGTTCTGGCGTCGGCCCAGCGTCTTTCCAGCCAGTCCTCCGAACTGCGTCAGCAGCTGGAGCGGTTCCTGAGCCAGATCCGCGCCGCCTGA
- a CDS encoding NAD(P)H-quinone oxidoreductase, with product MPASLPEKIRVIEISEPGEAEKLRPAQRNCPTPGADEVLIRVLAAGVNRPDIMQRKGMYPPPPGASDIPGLEVAGEIVALGERVENWTIGDQVCALVSGGGYAEYCVAHAGHCLPLPQGLSPVQAAGLPETFFTVWSNVFDRGALKRGEVFLVHGGSSGIGTTAIQLAKAFGATVLTTAGTEEKCAFCRDLGADLAVNYKTEDFVEAVKNFTKGRGVDVILDMVAGDYVNKNLSCLAPEGRLVLIAVQKGPKTDINVLPIMLKRLTFTGSTLRAREPEFKQAIAENLHKHVWPLLEKGTVTPIINKTFLLEEAAAAHAWLERGEHMGKIILTV from the coding sequence ATGCCCGCCTCCCTGCCTGAAAAAATACGTGTTATTGAAATTTCCGAACCCGGAGAAGCGGAAAAACTCCGCCCCGCCCAACGCAACTGTCCCACGCCCGGTGCGGACGAGGTATTGATCCGGGTTCTAGCCGCGGGCGTTAACCGTCCGGATATCATGCAGCGCAAAGGAATGTATCCGCCACCCCCCGGGGCCTCCGACATTCCTGGTCTGGAAGTTGCCGGAGAGATTGTCGCCTTGGGTGAAAGGGTGGAAAACTGGACCATTGGCGATCAGGTGTGTGCGCTGGTTTCCGGGGGCGGATATGCAGAATATTGTGTGGCCCATGCCGGGCACTGCCTTCCCCTCCCTCAGGGCCTTTCTCCCGTCCAGGCCGCAGGTCTTCCGGAAACCTTTTTCACTGTCTGGTCCAATGTATTCGACCGGGGCGCGCTGAAACGGGGAGAGGTTTTTCTGGTCCATGGCGGCAGCTCAGGCATTGGCACCACCGCCATCCAACTGGCCAAAGCCTTTGGCGCCACAGTCCTCACCACCGCTGGCACAGAGGAAAAATGCGCCTTCTGCCGCGACCTGGGGGCCGATCTGGCCGTCAATTACAAAACTGAGGATTTTGTAGAAGCCGTCAAGAATTTTACCAAGGGGCGCGGGGTGGATGTTATTCTTGACATGGTGGCTGGCGATTATGTCAACAAAAACCTGTCCTGTCTGGCCCCGGAAGGACGGCTGGTGCTGATCGCCGTACAAAAAGGGCCGAAAACAGATATCAATGTCCTACCCATCATGTTGAAACGCCTGACTTTCACCGGTTCTACCTTAAGGGCACGGGAACCGGAATTCAAACAGGCCATCGCTGAAAACCTGCACAAGCATGTCTGGCCGCTTCTGGAAAAGGGAACAGTCACCCCCATCATCAACAAAACCTTTCTGTTGGAAGAGGCTGCCGCTGCCCATGCTTGGCTGGAGCGCGGCGAACATATGGGAAAAATCATCCTGACCGTATAA
- a CDS encoding DUF1192 domain-containing protein, with product MEEEDLPRPKSLLAELCQEDLTPYSVAALENRVRLLQAELDRTRAAIGDKKGARSAAENIFKKT from the coding sequence ATGGAAGAAGAAGATTTGCCGCGCCCGAAATCCTTGTTGGCCGAACTTTGCCAGGAGGATCTCACGCCTTATTCGGTGGCGGCGCTTGAGAACCGCGTTCGGCTGTTGCAGGCAGAGCTCGACAGGACCCGTGCGGCGATAGGCGATAAAAAGGGGGCGCGTTCCGCTGCCGAAAATATTTTCAAGAAAACATGA
- a CDS encoding Hsp20 family protein, with the protein MRTPDLTPLMRSTIGFDHINRMFENLNNLNKEVTYPPYDIEKVSEDAYRITMALAGFTEDELDVSIQEGVLVISGKSGEEDEEAAERYLYRGIAKRAFERRFKLADTIRVLGATFENGLLVIDLEREVPEHLKPRKIEINKTGKKVKTISDKAA; encoded by the coding sequence ATGCGTACACCAGATCTTACCCCTTTAATGCGGTCAACAATCGGTTTTGATCACATTAACCGCATGTTTGAAAACCTCAACAACCTCAACAAGGAAGTCACCTATCCTCCGTATGACATTGAAAAAGTCAGCGAGGATGCCTATCGCATCACTATGGCGCTGGCCGGTTTTACGGAAGATGAGCTGGATGTCTCCATTCAGGAAGGTGTGCTTGTCATTTCCGGCAAGAGCGGCGAAGAGGATGAAGAGGCTGCCGAGCGTTATCTTTACCGCGGCATTGCCAAACGGGCCTTTGAGCGCCGTTTCAAACTGGCTGACACCATTCGCGTGCTTGGCGCCACCTTTGAAAACGGGCTTCTGGTAATTGACCTGGAGCGCGAGGTGCCCGAACATCTGAAACCGCGCAAGATTGAAATCAACAAAACCGGAAAAAAAGTCAAAACGATTTCAGATAAGGCCGCCTAA
- a CDS encoding DUF1465 family protein: protein MTSRLMTGDGRPEPKFVEKSYREALNLTISVAGYLAQSYSAAAERPFTAEQQIVYARESTRMTCCLMQVVSWLMIQKGVIAGEITPEEASTPKYRLGNRDVCLLQAGRDLRLMPDEFCDYLKKAQRLYRQVERLEHMLYEQQNEGQNPVHEMFDRLHRPD from the coding sequence ATGACCAGCCGTCTGATGACCGGCGACGGTCGTCCGGAACCGAAATTTGTTGAAAAGTCTTACCGGGAAGCCTTGAATTTGACCATCTCTGTGGCCGGTTATCTGGCGCAGTCTTACTCGGCCGCTGCTGAACGGCCGTTTACCGCTGAACAGCAGATTGTCTATGCCCGGGAAAGCACGCGTATGACCTGTTGTCTGATGCAAGTGGTTTCGTGGCTGATGATTCAAAAAGGCGTGATTGCCGGGGAAATCACCCCCGAAGAAGCGTCAACCCCCAAATACCGCCTGGGGAATAGGGACGTTTGCCTGCTTCAGGCGGGGCGGGATCTGCGTCTTATGCCGGATGAATTTTGCGACTATCTGAAAAAGGCCCAGCGCCTCTATCGTCAGGTAGAGCGTTTGGAGCATATGCTGTATGAGCAGCAGAATGAGGGGCAAAATCCGGTTCACGAAATGTTTGACAGACTACACCGGCCGGATTGA
- the rpmE gene encoding 50S ribosomal protein L31: protein MKKDIHPDYHMINVVMTDGTSYQTRSTWGNEGDTLTLEVDPKSHPAWVGGSQKVAEKGRVAAFNKRFGSFKLKK from the coding sequence ATGAAAAAAGATATTCACCCAGATTATCACATGATCAATGTGGTTATGACGGACGGCACAAGCTATCAGACACGCTCCACATGGGGCAACGAAGGCGACACCCTGACTCTGGAAGTCGATCCCAAGTCTCATCCGGCATGGGTTGGCGGTAGCCAGAAAGTTGCGGAAAAAGGACGGGTCGCCGCCTTTAACAAACGTTTCGGCAGCTTCAAGCTCAAGAAATAA
- a CDS encoding ABC transporter transmembrane domain-containing protein, translating into MARGQEKHTPSADAFEPEKKNVKEIRLLWIFLSKYRLTIFLAFVALVVAAGATLAIPQAVRRIIDLGFSSDNLALIDVYFLALLGVAFVLAFATFSRYYLVTWLGERVVADIRKAVFNRVISLGPTFFEQNRSGDIVSRLTTDTTVIQSVVGSSASVALRNILTLLGGLGFMLYTSLKLMSVVLIAVPLVVVPIIFLGRKVKRLSKQSQDRIAEASAIANETVGAVQTVQSYTREAYERRRFADYVENAFSTAVKRINVRAWMTAVVILLVFGAVDLILWVGASDVATGKMTGGELTAFLIYAVLVAGAVGSLSEVYGELQRAAGAASRCLELIAMEPEVKVPENPIPLPRPVKGLIEFREVSFAYPSRPGEKILDGFSLTVREGETVAIVGPSGAGKSTVFQLLQRFYDPTSGQVLIDGVPLEQADPSDIRAQMSVVHQESVIFAATVEENIRYGNTEATDEMLQNAAEAAQANEFITRLPEGMKTWLGERGTRLSGGQKQRIAIARAILRDAPILLLDEATSALDAESEKLVQAALDKLMQGRTTLVIAHRLATVLQADRIVVMDRGKIVDIGSHQELLQKGGLYARLAELQFTDGNNGT; encoded by the coding sequence ATGGCAAGAGGGCAGGAAAAACATACGCCGTCGGCTGACGCGTTTGAGCCGGAAAAGAAGAACGTAAAGGAAATCAGACTATTATGGATTTTCTTGTCCAAATACCGGCTCACTATTTTTTTGGCTTTTGTGGCGCTGGTGGTGGCCGCTGGTGCGACACTGGCGATTCCACAGGCGGTGCGGCGGATCATTGATCTGGGATTTTCCAGCGATAATCTTGCCTTGATTGATGTTTATTTTCTGGCTCTGCTTGGAGTCGCCTTTGTGCTCGCCTTTGCGACTTTCTCCCGCTATTATCTGGTGACCTGGCTGGGCGAACGAGTCGTGGCGGATATCCGTAAGGCGGTTTTCAACCGGGTGATTTCCCTGGGGCCCACTTTTTTTGAACAAAACCGTTCGGGGGACATTGTGTCCCGGCTGACCACGGATACGACGGTGATTCAATCGGTGGTCGGTTCATCGGCGTCCGTGGCTTTGCGGAACATTCTCACCCTGCTGGGCGGTTTGGGGTTTATGCTTTATACCAGTCTCAAGCTGATGAGTGTTGTGCTCATTGCCGTTCCGCTTGTTGTTGTGCCGATCATTTTTCTGGGCCGTAAAGTCAAGCGGCTTTCCAAACAGTCCCAGGACCGTATCGCCGAGGCCAGCGCCATCGCCAATGAGACGGTGGGCGCGGTGCAGACGGTGCAGTCTTATACGCGTGAGGCTTATGAACGACGCCGTTTTGCCGACTATGTGGAGAACGCCTTTTCTACGGCGGTCAAACGGATCAATGTACGGGCCTGGATGACGGCGGTGGTGATTCTGCTGGTTTTCGGGGCGGTGGACCTGATTCTCTGGGTCGGGGCCTCGGATGTGGCCACCGGAAAAATGACCGGCGGGGAATTGACGGCCTTTCTGATTTATGCCGTGCTTGTGGCCGGGGCCGTAGGATCACTGTCTGAAGTTTATGGGGAATTACAACGAGCGGCGGGAGCGGCAAGCCGTTGTTTGGAACTGATCGCCATGGAACCCGAGGTCAAGGTTCCGGAAAACCCCATTCCCTTGCCCCGACCTGTAAAAGGTTTGATCGAGTTCCGCGAGGTGAGTTTTGCCTATCCTTCCCGTCCCGGGGAAAAAATTCTTGATGGATTTTCGCTCACGGTCCGGGAAGGGGAGACCGTCGCTATTGTGGGGCCATCAGGTGCCGGAAAATCAACAGTTTTCCAGCTTTTACAGCGCTTTTACGATCCCACCAGCGGCCAGGTGCTGATTGACGGGGTGCCTCTTGAGCAAGCGGACCCGTCCGACATCAGGGCACAGATGTCTGTTGTGCATCAGGAAAGTGTGATTTTTGCCGCCACGGTGGAGGAAAATATCCGCTATGGCAATACGGAAGCGACGGATGAGATGCTGCAAAATGCCGCGGAAGCCGCCCAGGCCAATGAATTTATCACCCGGCTGCCGGAGGGGATGAAGACCTGGCTTGGGGAGCGGGGTACCCGTTTGTCCGGAGGGCAGAAACAACGTATTGCCATTGCCCGGGCCATTTTGCGGGATGCGCCGATACTTCTTTTGGATGAGGCGACATCGGCGCTGGATGCGGAAAGTGAAAAACTGGTTCAGGCCGCACTTGACAAACTCATGCAGGGCCGCACCACGCTGGTGATTGCCCATCGGTTAGCGACGGTATTGCAGGCCGACCGGATTGTCGTGATGGATCGCGGGAAAATTGTTGATATCGGCAGCCACCAGGAATTGCTGCAAAAAGGCGGTCTTTATGCCCGGCTGGCCGAATTACAGTTCACGGATGGCAATAACGGAACATAA
- a CDS encoding PAS domain-containing protein, translated as MSTRMLGGTDLRFAQVEFQQFWEFWKSMRHKKVVPSKKDFRPEKIPHLIKYMTLCSWDEGGRLRLRVMARNMAEKTGIWDPGEDLLKKMHPDVRNGFGKHLKSIFNHPAGLIHISQIRALCGQIFQFQHLILPLSCEPQEDNFMLVCSLAHEGAQAEYDGDHPDHIMLGVKDIRLLDIGAGLPHITFPKNLSCKNTSL; from the coding sequence ATGAGTACCAGAATGTTGGGGGGAACTGATTTGCGGTTTGCTCAGGTTGAGTTCCAGCAATTCTGGGAATTTTGGAAAAGCATGCGCCATAAAAAGGTCGTCCCGTCGAAAAAAGACTTCCGACCTGAAAAAATTCCTCATCTCATTAAATACATGACGCTTTGTAGTTGGGATGAGGGGGGGCGTCTGCGGCTCAGGGTCATGGCCCGGAATATGGCGGAGAAAACCGGCATATGGGATCCGGGTGAAGACTTGCTGAAAAAAATGCATCCTGATGTGCGCAACGGGTTCGGAAAACATTTAAAGTCGATTTTTAATCATCCCGCCGGCTTAATTCATATCAGCCAGATCAGGGCTTTATGCGGGCAGATTTTCCAGTTTCAGCATTTGATTTTGCCGCTGAGCTGTGAGCCACAAGAGGATAATTTCATGCTGGTGTGCAGCTTGGCGCATGAAGGTGCTCAGGCGGAATATGATGGGGATCACCCGGATCATATCATGCTGGGGGTTAAAGACATTCGGCTTTTGGATATTGGCGCAGGACTGCCCCATATCACCTTCCCAAAGAACTTATCCTGCAAAAACACTTCCCTCTAG
- a CDS encoding peptidoglycan -binding protein, whose protein sequence is MALLRSRRRPGGSSENTWPGFVDALSTLLLVIIFLLSVFMLAQFFLGQALSGRDQALEKLRQQIADLESSLALERQQHDDLKAEFYEISATLQSANQSREELQARISELEADLEQAQQARKSNDEQLRMLEDIQNRYRESTAALAKEKELSQEARRQVDLLNRQLAALRQQLAALQDALDASEARDREQRATIKNLSARLNAALASKVQELSQYRSEFFGRLKQVLAQRSDIRIEGDRFIFPSSVLFASGSATLGPEGRQEMAKLAQTLKEIAATIPPEINWVLRVDGHTDKLPIRTERFPSNWDLSTARALSVVKFLINQGIPPERLAATGFGQYHPINPADTPEAYEQNRRIEMRLTQK, encoded by the coding sequence ATGGCGCTTCTCCGGTCTCGCAGACGTCCTGGCGGCAGCAGCGAAAACACCTGGCCGGGTTTTGTGGATGCGCTAAGCACCCTACTTCTGGTCATCATCTTTCTATTATCGGTGTTTATGCTTGCCCAGTTTTTCCTGGGCCAGGCCCTGTCCGGACGTGACCAGGCCCTGGAAAAGCTGCGTCAGCAAATTGCAGACCTGGAAAGCAGCCTGGCTCTGGAACGCCAGCAACATGATGACCTGAAAGCGGAATTCTATGAAATATCCGCCACCTTGCAATCGGCCAATCAGTCCCGCGAAGAGCTGCAAGCGCGCATCAGTGAGCTGGAAGCAGACCTGGAACAGGCCCAGCAGGCCCGTAAATCCAATGACGAACAACTCCGTATGCTAGAAGACATCCAGAACCGTTATCGGGAAAGCACGGCAGCCCTCGCCAAGGAAAAGGAACTCAGCCAGGAAGCCCGGCGACAGGTGGACCTTCTCAACCGCCAGCTTGCGGCCCTGAGACAACAGCTTGCGGCGTTGCAGGACGCGCTCGACGCTTCCGAAGCCCGGGATCGTGAACAACGCGCCACGATCAAAAATCTGAGTGCACGGCTGAATGCGGCCCTGGCCTCCAAGGTCCAGGAACTCAGCCAGTACCGTTCGGAATTTTTCGGCCGCCTCAAACAGGTCCTGGCCCAACGCTCCGATATTCGCATTGAGGGGGACCGATTTATTTTTCCCTCTTCCGTGTTGTTTGCATCCGGCTCTGCTACACTCGGCCCCGAAGGACGGCAGGAAATGGCCAAACTGGCCCAAACCCTGAAAGAAATTGCCGCCACCATCCCCCCTGAAATCAACTGGGTGCTTCGGGTTGATGGCCACACCGATAAGCTGCCCATCCGCACGGAACGCTTCCCCTCCAACTGGGATTTGTCTACGGCCCGGGCCTTGTCGGTGGTGAAATTTCTGATCAATCAGGGCATTCCGCCGGAAAGGTTGGCGGCGACAGGATTTGGCCAATATCACCCGATTAATCCAGCTGATACCCCCGAAGCCTATGAACAGAACCGACGGATCGAAATGCGCCTGACCCAGAAATGA
- a CDS encoding OmpA family protein — translation MVNLLLSTVVFLSLLASAGGRAEPAQDSPERLFLNAPTLTGHTPLEIPFHKGEIRIGDNTRAIIQAWAHKIAEYSLPVHVYSYAGLPRMRRNLTEQAARHDAVRVAFKRARHVKALLETAGVSEKRIILHAIGAADYATQDKLEITIRRK, via the coding sequence ATGGTGAACCTGCTGCTTTCCACCGTTGTTTTTCTGTCTCTCCTGGCGTCAGCCGGGGGGCGGGCAGAGCCTGCCCAAGACAGCCCGGAACGACTGTTCCTCAACGCCCCTACCCTTACCGGACATACGCCCCTTGAAATCCCCTTTCACAAAGGCGAAATCAGAATTGGCGACAATACCCGTGCCATCATACAAGCCTGGGCCCACAAGATTGCAGAATATTCCCTGCCGGTCCATGTCTACAGCTACGCCGGCCTGCCGCGCATGCGGCGCAATCTTACGGAACAGGCCGCTCGTCATGACGCCGTAAGAGTGGCCTTCAAGCGCGCCCGGCATGTCAAAGCGCTGCTGGAAACGGCGGGGGTCAGCGAAAAGCGTATCATCCTGCACGCCATCGGCGCCGCCGATTATGCTACCCAGGACAAACTGGAAATCACAATCCGTAGGAAATGA
- a CDS encoding inositol monophosphatase family protein: MALKSATITVMQRAAEKAGRKLARDFGEVEHLQVSKKGPADFVSAADTRAEQVIREELSKARPEFGFLLEENGEIEGRNKHCRWIVDPLDGTTNFLHGIPHFCISIALEQNGEITAALIYEPLSDNLFWAEKGHGAYLNNRRLRVSARRKLPESLLATGIPFLGRPNHAFFLNSLETIMPEVSGIRRFGSAALDLAYVAAGRFDGFWETDLKPWDIAAGILLVREAGGQVTTFDGKADVLDTGQIMATNGKLHGPLTRLLATALKKTRAENA, translated from the coding sequence ATGGCGCTTAAGTCAGCCACCATTACCGTCATGCAACGGGCCGCCGAAAAGGCCGGGCGTAAGCTGGCCCGCGATTTCGGGGAAGTGGAGCATCTTCAGGTTTCCAAAAAAGGCCCTGCCGATTTTGTTTCGGCCGCCGATACCCGTGCCGAGCAGGTCATTCGCGAGGAACTGAGCAAAGCCCGCCCGGAATTCGGTTTTCTCCTGGAAGAGAACGGAGAAATTGAAGGTCGAAACAAACACTGTCGCTGGATTGTGGACCCGCTGGACGGGACCACCAATTTCCTGCATGGCATTCCCCACTTCTGCATTTCCATCGCTCTTGAACAAAACGGGGAAATAACGGCCGCACTAATTTATGAACCCCTGAGCGACAATCTTTTCTGGGCGGAAAAGGGGCATGGCGCTTATCTGAATAACCGGCGGCTGCGGGTCTCGGCCCGGCGCAAATTACCGGAAAGTCTTCTGGCGACCGGTATTCCGTTTCTGGGCCGGCCCAACCATGCCTTTTTTCTCAACAGCCTCGAAACCATCATGCCGGAAGTATCCGGCATTCGGCGGTTCGGATCGGCTGCTCTCGACCTGGCCTATGTTGCCGCAGGACGCTTTGACGGGTTCTGGGAAACCGATCTGAAACCCTGGGATATTGCCGCAGGGATCTTGCTGGTCCGTGAGGCCGGCGGACAGGTCACCACCTTTGACGGCAAGGCAGATGTTCTTGACACCGGCCAGATCATGGCGACAAACGGGAAACTGCACGGCCCGCTCACCCGTCTTCTGGCAACTGCCCTCAAGAAAACTCGTGCAGAAAATGCCTGA
- the efp gene encoding elongation factor P produces MKIDGNAIRPGNVIEHQGGLWVAVKIQHTQPGKGGAYLQVELKNLKDGRKLNERFRSSEKVERVRLEQKEYTYLFESDGKYTFMDAETYDQVEIDGDLVGEKAVYLQDGMEVIVESYEDSPLSVQLPQTVELEVTETEPVVKGQTAASSNKPAILENGVRVMVPPFINTGDRIIVNTEDSTYVERAK; encoded by the coding sequence ATGAAGATTGACGGAAATGCAATTCGTCCGGGGAACGTTATTGAACATCAGGGGGGACTGTGGGTCGCCGTAAAGATCCAGCATACCCAGCCGGGCAAAGGCGGAGCCTACCTGCAGGTGGAACTGAAAAACCTGAAGGACGGTCGCAAGCTCAATGAACGCTTCCGTTCCTCGGAAAAAGTGGAACGGGTACGCCTTGAACAGAAGGAATATACCTATCTGTTTGAAAGCGACGGCAAATATACTTTCATGGATGCGGAAACCTATGATCAGGTGGAAATCGACGGCGACCTGGTCGGCGAAAAGGCGGTCTATCTTCAGGATGGAATGGAAGTCATTGTAGAAAGTTACGAAGACAGCCCCCTCAGCGTACAACTGCCACAGACCGTGGAACTGGAAGTGACCGAAACAGAACCGGTGGTCAAAGGCCAGACGGCCGCCTCCTCCAACAAACCGGCCATTCTGGAGAACGGGGTGCGCGTCATGGTGCCGCCCTTTATCAATACCGGCGATCGCATCATTGTAAATACCGAAGACAGCACATATGTGGAACGCGCCAAATAA